From Deltaproteobacteria bacterium RBG_16_64_85, the proteins below share one genomic window:
- a CDS encoding thioredoxin, giving the protein MAGNILELNSGNFKSTVDSGQTPVLVDFWAPWCGPCRVIAPILEEVAKEMEGKVRIAKVNVDDSPDIASQFGVRGIPTLILFKEGQIKGQMVGVNPKSSIVQLIQKNL; this is encoded by the coding sequence ATGGCAGGTAACATCCTGGAACTGAACAGCGGGAATTTCAAGTCGACCGTGGACAGCGGCCAGACCCCGGTTCTGGTGGATTTCTGGGCGCCCTGGTGCGGCCCGTGCAGAGTCATCGCCCCCATCCTTGAGGAAGTCGCAAAGGAGATGGAAGGGAAGGTGCGCATCGCCAAGGTAAACGTGGACGACAGCCCCGACATCGCCTCGCAGTTCGGCGTTCGGGGAATCCCCACTCTCATCCTGTTCAAGGAAGGCCAGATCAAGGGACAGATGGTGGGCGTCAACCCGAAGTCCAGTATCGTCCAGCTGATCCAGAAGAACCTGTAA
- a CDS encoding rod shape-determining protein RodA yields MIRRGKMARLDWPILLLALLLCGVGLLNVYSGTRVIGTPGLPLFVKQLVWICLGILAFFSFYLMSDGFIEEIAWPVFWGALAILVVVLVAGKIRGGAQRWISLGAFNFQPSEFAKVAVVLALAKYFADRYHYDGIGFSETVPAIGLVILPFLLVGLQPDLGTAGVFMIILVGMIVVACVKGRVLLFMGGAGALAVPGLWFVMKDYQKQRVLTFLDPERDSLGAGYHVIQSKIAVGSGGFLGKGYLHGTQGSLRFLPEQHTDFAFAVLAEEWGFVGALVLLVLFLCLVYRGFHLASRSQHRFASFACGGITVYFLAHVTINLAMVCGLFPVVGIPLPFVSYGGSSMLTNMMALGIMANLARSRFTFQGGGERSISA; encoded by the coding sequence ATGATCCGGCGGGGAAAAATGGCGAGGCTGGACTGGCCGATTCTTCTGCTGGCCCTTCTCCTGTGCGGCGTGGGCCTGCTCAACGTGTACAGCGGGACAAGGGTGATCGGCACGCCGGGCCTGCCGCTCTTCGTCAAGCAGTTGGTCTGGATCTGCCTGGGGATACTGGCCTTCTTCTCCTTCTACCTGATGAGCGACGGTTTCATCGAGGAGATTGCCTGGCCCGTCTTCTGGGGGGCCCTTGCGATCCTGGTCGTCGTGCTCGTCGCCGGCAAGATCCGGGGGGGCGCCCAGAGATGGATCTCGCTGGGGGCATTCAATTTCCAGCCCTCGGAGTTCGCCAAAGTCGCGGTGGTCCTGGCGCTCGCGAAGTACTTCGCCGACCGCTACCATTACGACGGGATCGGCTTCTCGGAGACCGTGCCCGCCATCGGATTGGTGATCCTTCCCTTCCTCCTGGTCGGGCTCCAGCCTGACCTGGGGACGGCAGGGGTGTTCATGATCATCCTGGTGGGGATGATCGTGGTCGCGTGCGTGAAGGGGAGGGTGCTCCTCTTCATGGGGGGCGCGGGTGCGCTCGCGGTCCCGGGGCTCTGGTTCGTGATGAAGGACTACCAGAAGCAGCGGGTCCTCACGTTCCTGGACCCGGAGCGGGACTCCCTGGGCGCGGGGTACCACGTCATCCAGTCGAAGATCGCGGTAGGGTCCGGAGGATTCCTCGGCAAGGGATATCTGCACGGAACGCAGGGGTCCCTGCGGTTCCTCCCGGAGCAGCACACGGATTTTGCGTTCGCCGTACTGGCGGAGGAGTGGGGATTCGTCGGAGCGCTGGTCCTGCTCGTCCTGTTCCTCTGCCTCGTTTACCGGGGATTCCACCTGGCCTCCCGGTCGCAGCACCGGTTCGCGTCGTTCGCGTGCGGGGGGATCACCGTGTACTTCCTGGCCCACGTCACCATCAACCTGGCGATGGTGTGCGGACTGTTCCCGGTGGTGGGGATCCCGCTGCCTTTCGTCAGCTACGGCGGGTCGTCGATGCTGACGAACATGATGGCGCTGGGGATCATGGCCAACCTGGCGAGGAGCCGCTTCACGTTTCAGGGAGGGGGGGAGCGCTCGATAAGCGCTTGA
- a CDS encoding phosphoheptose isomerase, with product MQEAIAKILKEGADLRLQMMETMTGGILEAAQAIAHAFRGGRKVLLFGNGGSAADSQHIAAEFMNRFQIERPPLPAIALTTDTSLLTSISNDYAFDEVFSKQVKALGKKGDIAIGISTSGNSANVLKALRVARKLGMVTIALTAEGGKIASNADIALAVPSRSTPRIQEAHITIGHILCDLTDTLLFRQVGKR from the coding sequence GTGCAGGAAGCGATCGCGAAAATATTGAAGGAAGGGGCGGACCTGCGCCTTCAGATGATGGAGACGATGACCGGCGGTATCCTGGAGGCCGCCCAGGCGATCGCCCATGCGTTCAGGGGGGGGCGGAAGGTCCTGCTGTTCGGAAACGGCGGCAGCGCCGCGGACTCCCAGCACATCGCGGCGGAGTTCATGAACCGCTTTCAGATCGAGCGCCCTCCTCTTCCCGCGATCGCGCTGACCACGGACACCTCCCTGCTGACCAGCATCTCGAACGATTACGCGTTCGACGAGGTGTTCAGCAAGCAGGTCAAGGCCCTCGGGAAGAAGGGAGACATCGCGATCGGCATCTCCACGAGCGGCAACTCGGCCAACGTGCTGAAGGCCCTCCGCGTGGCGAGGAAGTTGGGGATGGTCACGATCGCACTCACGGCCGAGGGCGGCAAGATCGCTTCGAACGCCGACATCGCCCTGGCCGTCCCCTCCCGGAGCACCCCCCGCATCCAGGAGGCTCACATCACCATCGGACACATCCTCTGCGACCTGACGGACACCCTCCTCTTCCGGCAGGTCGGCAAACGATGA
- a CDS encoding CoA-binding protein produces MDAVIDRILSEAKTVAVVGLSDKPERPSHAVARYLQEKGYRVIPVNPFLAEVLREKAYQSLSDIPVRVDLVDVFRKSEAVPPIAEEAIRIGARFFWMQEGVVNFTARDRLERAGIPVVMDLCMKKELAKRGK; encoded by the coding sequence GTGGATGCGGTGATCGACAGGATCCTCTCGGAGGCAAAAACCGTAGCGGTAGTCGGCCTCTCCGACAAGCCGGAGCGTCCGAGCCACGCCGTTGCACGGTACCTCCAGGAAAAGGGCTACCGGGTCATCCCCGTGAATCCCTTCCTCGCCGAGGTGTTGAGGGAGAAAGCCTACCAATCGTTATCCGACATCCCGGTGCGCGTGGACCTGGTCGACGTGTTCCGGAAATCCGAGGCGGTCCCGCCGATTGCGGAGGAAGCCATCCGCATCGGGGCACGGTTCTTCTGGATGCAGGAGGGCGTCGTCAACTTCACTGCCCGCGACCGGCTGGAGCGGGCGGGAATCCCTGTAGTGATGGACCTCTGCATGAAAAAGGAACTCGCGAAGCGCGGAAAGTGA